Proteins encoded by one window of Helicobacter ganmani:
- a CDS encoding Mur ligase family protein, producing MQSIDIFIMATRWIFLIALGYYVMINLQWYHYKIMRVLFRHHKQKWHLFYFVFPVIYFILIPNNLYCYIGLYLYVVLLGVWIFYLSKRLVLTSRILRFFGLYIAFILFNELLLLKVAEYSILIQIVYLFPLFISIALSSLIERILLNRYKKLALDKLESMPNLTIIAVTGSYGKTSLKNFLFQMLQEGFKVYATPRSVNTLTGIIADINQNLSPLTDIYIVEAGARGAGDIKEIVDLLSPQIAVVGKIGEAHIEYFKSIENIYSAKYEILESKELSRAYIYEGNIQPSHCPVRIVNFPKNASEIVATLEGTSFVLKIDGKKLEFKTRILGAFNVINISAAIAVAKDLGVSEEHLIKRVQKLEPINHRLSKITVNEKIILDDSYNGNLDGMLEAIRLSSLHKGKKIIVTPGLVESSKEANIQLAEAISEVFDLAIITGELNSKLLRKHIRKPQKIVLKDKSHIEHILKTTTDSGNLILFANDAPSYI from the coding sequence TTGCAAAGCATTGATATTTTCATTATGGCAACGCGTTGGATTTTTCTTATCGCATTAGGCTATTATGTGATGATAAATCTTCAGTGGTATCATTACAAGATTATGCGCGTATTGTTTAGGCATCATAAGCAGAAATGGCATTTGTTTTATTTTGTGTTTCCTGTTATTTATTTTATTCTAATACCGAATAATCTTTATTGTTATATTGGATTGTATCTTTATGTTGTTTTGCTGGGTGTATGGATTTTTTATTTGAGCAAACGATTGGTTTTGACAAGTAGAATCCTAAGATTTTTTGGGTTATACATCGCCTTTATTTTATTTAATGAATTATTGCTTTTAAAAGTTGCAGAATATTCTATTTTGATTCAAATTGTTTATCTCTTCCCGCTTTTTATTTCTATTGCGCTTTCTTCTTTGATAGAAAGAATCCTGCTCAATCGTTACAAAAAACTTGCTTTAGATAAGTTAGAGAGTATGCCAAACCTTACAATCATAGCGGTTACAGGGAGCTATGGCAAGACAAGCTTAAAAAACTTTTTGTTTCAAATGCTGCAGGAGGGTTTTAAAGTTTATGCGACACCAAGAAGCGTCAATACGCTAACAGGAATCATTGCAGATATTAATCAAAATCTTTCCCCCTTAACAGATATTTATATCGTAGAAGCAGGTGCTAGGGGCGCGGGAGACATTAAAGAGATTGTAGATTTGCTTTCCCCACAGATTGCAGTTGTTGGAAAAATTGGTGAAGCACACATTGAGTATTTTAAAAGCATAGAAAATATTTATAGTGCAAAATATGAAATTTTAGAGAGCAAGGAATTGAGCCGAGCTTATATCTATGAGGGCAACATTCAGCCAAGCCATTGTCCCGTGAGGATTGTTAATTTTCCCAAAAATGCAAGTGAAATAGTAGCAACGCTTGAAGGAACAAGCTTTGTTCTTAAAATAGATGGCAAGAAATTAGAATTTAAAACGCGTATTTTGGGTGCGTTTAATGTGATTAATATTAGTGCGGCGATTGCGGTTGCGAAAGATTTGGGCGTCAGTGAAGAGCATTTGATAAAACGAGTGCAGAAGCTAGAACCTATTAATCATCGTCTAAGCAAGATTACTGTGAATGAAAAGATTATTTTAGACGATAGTTATAATGGAAATCTTGATGGAATGCTTGAAGCAATTCGCCTATCCTCCTTGCATAAAGGTAAGAAAATCATCGTAACACCAGGTCTTGTGGAAAGTTCCAAAGAAGCAAATATCCAATTAGCCGAAGCCATTAGTGAAGTGTTTGATTTAGCGATTATTACAGGAGAGCTGAATTCTAAATTGTTGCGCAAACATATTCGTAAGCCTCAAAAAATCGTTCTTAAGGACAAATCGCATATTGAGCATATTTTAAAGACAACTACAGATAGTGGCAACTTGATTCTTTTTGCCAATGACGCACCAAGCTATATTTAA
- a CDS encoding HIT family protein — protein sequence MEYLYAPWRSGYFKDKSTECVFCAISKGDSPLNTKSQPLFEGRGDSAVLQKSDFTNRVFYRNDKVFCVMNKFPYTPGHFLIIPHTHIPSPELLDVEIWLQMQRIAQKGVALLKEFGAQGVNLGMNIERAGGAGIPEHLHLHLIPRFIGDTNFFTTIGDSRAYGVDFDEIFQRIYELSQKHLR from the coding sequence ATGGAGTATTTGTATGCGCCTTGGAGAAGCGGGTATTTCAAAGACAAAAGCACAGAGTGTGTATTCTGCGCTATTTCCAAAGGAGATTCTCCTCTAAATACAAAATCTCAACCTCTATTTGAGGGTAGGGGGGATTCCGCTGTGTTGCAAAAATCCGACTTCACAAACCGCGTATTTTACCGCAATGATAAAGTATTTTGCGTGATGAATAAGTTTCCCTATACGCCCGGACATTTTTTGATTATTCCCCATACGCATATCCCTTCACCAGAGCTTTTAGATGTGGAAATTTGGCTACAAATGCAAAGAATTGCACAAAAAGGTGTTGCACTTTTAAAAGAGTTTGGCGCGCAAGGAGTTAATCTAGGAATGAATATTGAACGCGCGGGAGGTGCGGGGATTCCAGAGCATCTACATCTACATTTGATTCCACGTTTCATTGGGGATACAAATTTCTTTACAACGATTGGCGATTCTCGCGCCTATGGAGTGGATTTTGATGAGATTTTCCAACGTATTTATGAGTTGTCCCAAAAACATTTAAGATAA
- a CDS encoding SIMPL domain-containing protein, translated as MDRIAVATLGLCLIACSIVFGVGANLAVKEFRAGERSVVVKGLSEQEVFADVMILPLRFRLANNDLHALYTEVERNSQKIVKFLEKMGFEKSEITIGSPNITDKLSNDYADDRRVTYRYSGSGEVILYTKQVELGREVFGRITELGQEGIAININTYDVEYSYTQLNSIKPQMIEESTLNAREAAQKFAKDSNSKLGRIKRATQGQFSISNRDQNTQHIKNVRVVSTVEYYLED; from the coding sequence ATGGATAGAATCGCAGTGGCTACTTTAGGTCTTTGCTTGATTGCTTGCAGTATTGTGTTTGGTGTGGGTGCGAACCTTGCCGTGAAAGAATTTCGCGCAGGCGAGCGTAGCGTAGTCGTCAAGGGTTTGAGTGAGCAAGAAGTATTCGCAGATGTGATGATTTTGCCCCTTAGATTTCGTCTTGCGAACAACGACTTGCACGCACTTTATACTGAAGTAGAACGCAATTCTCAAAAAATTGTGAAATTTTTAGAGAAAATGGGGTTTGAGAAAAGCGAGATTACGATTGGTTCGCCCAATATCACCGATAAACTTAGTAATGATTATGCGGACGATAGAAGGGTAACTTATCGTTATTCTGGTAGCGGTGAAGTGATTTTATACACAAAGCAAGTAGAACTTGGTAGAGAAGTGTTTGGGCGCATTACAGAGCTTGGACAAGAGGGAATCGCAATCAACATTAATACCTATGATGTAGAATATAGTTATACGCAGCTCAATTCCATTAAGCCACAAATGATTGAAGAATCTACACTTAATGCAAGAGAGGCTGCACAGAAGTTTGCTAAGGATTCTAATAGCAAACTTGGTAGAATCAAACGCGCAACACAAGGGCAATTTAGTATTAGCAACCGAGACCAAAATACGCAACACATTAAGAATGTGCGTGTTGTCTCTACGGTAGAATATTATTTAGAGGATTAA